In Salipiger profundus, one genomic interval encodes:
- a CDS encoding TonB-dependent receptor, producing MTQPIRAALVAGASLLALATAAAAQSTADLYDLGTLVVDGTADPSDPVPGYVATTAATATKTGTPILETQQSISVITGEQIEDQGATTLGDTLGYTAGLTAQPFGTDPRFDSPTIRGFNGQDAQFLNGLRLMRDFGAPAFEIYSLERVEVLKGPSSALYGAGIPGGVINQIQKRAQFLSFGELGVGVGDPKATEGFVDYNHAFSDIFAARVTAVARDSEGDVEELTNERSYLGLATRWAPVAGTQVEFLGSWLKDSPITPAGLPYDLVGEDDDEDLRSFYAGDPGDHDSDREMLNLGFSASHELTSNWSVEANFRYQKFDWDYTGFYVNGLGADGDTIDRGGNSTSEDSFTQNLDLRLNGRFDTGAVAHTLVVGLDARRYGVESETGFRYADPISYADPSYDGANLSDPWYVSADDLTLEQVGLYAQDEMSFGNWRGSLALRHDWTSQTGSTYTNFVGSSPVDQEDEATTGRAGISYIFDNGVAPYLSYATSFDPEIGTDNSGNAFEPTRGRQWEAGVKYEPLGFNGFFSAAVYNLRQENVRSAFTDANGIGDFRQEGEVLSRGVELEGSADLAEGWNIRGQYTWNDTKVLSGDNAGNALANAPEHNASLWLNYDFAGVTALEGLQLGGGLRYIGERYGDAANSYDLDAVTLVDLQASYALTEDLGLSVNVSNVFDEAYVANCGSFGCYYGDGRTVQARLTWKW from the coding sequence ATGACCCAACCCATTCGCGCAGCCCTCGTCGCAGGCGCAAGCCTGCTGGCGCTGGCAACCGCCGCGGCGGCGCAATCCACCGCAGACCTCTACGATCTCGGCACGCTCGTCGTCGACGGCACCGCCGACCCCTCCGACCCGGTGCCCGGCTACGTCGCCACCACCGCCGCGACGGCCACCAAGACCGGCACCCCGATCCTCGAGACCCAGCAGTCGATCTCGGTGATCACCGGCGAACAGATCGAGGACCAGGGCGCCACCACGCTGGGCGACACGCTGGGCTACACCGCCGGCCTGACGGCGCAGCCCTTCGGCACCGACCCGCGCTTCGACAGCCCCACGATCCGTGGCTTCAACGGGCAGGACGCGCAGTTCCTCAACGGTCTCCGGCTGATGCGCGATTTCGGCGCCCCGGCCTTCGAGATCTACTCGCTGGAGCGGGTCGAGGTGCTCAAGGGGCCGTCCTCGGCGCTCTACGGGGCCGGCATTCCGGGCGGGGTCATCAACCAGATCCAGAAACGCGCGCAGTTCCTCAGCTTCGGCGAGCTCGGTGTCGGCGTGGGCGATCCCAAGGCGACCGAGGGCTTCGTCGATTACAACCACGCCTTCTCGGACATCTTTGCCGCCCGCGTCACCGCAGTCGCCCGCGACAGCGAAGGCGACGTCGAGGAGCTGACCAACGAGCGGAGCTATCTCGGCCTCGCCACCCGCTGGGCACCGGTCGCGGGAACCCAGGTCGAATTTCTCGGCTCCTGGCTGAAGGACAGCCCGATCACGCCCGCCGGCCTGCCCTACGATCTCGTCGGCGAAGACGATGACGAGGACCTCCGCAGCTTCTATGCCGGCGATCCCGGGGACCACGACAGCGACCGCGAGATGCTGAACCTCGGCTTCTCGGCGAGCCACGAGCTGACCTCGAACTGGTCGGTCGAGGCGAACTTCCGCTACCAGAAGTTCGACTGGGACTATACCGGCTTCTACGTGAACGGCCTGGGCGCGGACGGCGACACCATTGACCGAGGCGGCAACTCCACCTCCGAGGACAGCTTCACCCAGAACCTCGACCTGCGGCTGAACGGGCGGTTCGACACCGGCGCCGTCGCGCATACGCTCGTGGTCGGGCTCGACGCCCGCCGCTACGGTGTCGAAAGCGAGACCGGCTTCCGGTACGCGGATCCGATCAGCTACGCCGACCCGAGCTACGATGGCGCCAACCTCAGCGATCCGTGGTATGTCTCCGCCGACGACCTGACGCTCGAGCAGGTCGGCCTCTACGCCCAGGACGAGATGTCCTTCGGCAACTGGCGCGGCAGCCTCGCGCTGCGCCACGACTGGACCAGCCAGACCGGCAGCACCTATACCAACTTCGTCGGCAGCTCGCCGGTCGACCAGGAAGACGAGGCCACGACCGGCCGTGCCGGCATCTCCTACATCTTCGACAATGGCGTCGCGCCCTACCTGAGCTACGCGACCTCCTTCGACCCCGAGATCGGGACCGACAACAGCGGCAACGCCTTCGAGCCGACGCGCGGCCGCCAGTGGGAAGCCGGGGTGAAATACGAGCCGCTGGGCTTCAACGGGTTCTTCTCGGCGGCGGTCTACAACCTGCGCCAGGAGAACGTGCGATCCGCCTTCACCGACGCCAACGGCATCGGCGACTTCAGGCAGGAGGGCGAGGTGCTGTCGCGCGGCGTGGAGCTCGAAGGCTCCGCCGATCTCGCGGAGGGCTGGAACATCCGGGGCCAGTACACCTGGAACGACACCAAGGTCCTGAGCGGCGACAACGCCGGCAATGCGCTCGCCAATGCGCCCGAGCACAACGCGAGCCTCTGGCTGAACTACGATTTCGCCGGCGTCACGGCACTCGAGGGGCTGCAGCTCGGCGGTGGTCTGCGCTACATCGGCGAGCGCTACGGCGACGCGGCCAACAGCTACGATCTCGACGCGGTGACGCTGGT
- a CDS encoding AraC family transcriptional regulator — translation MTFMPRMTAETRAIRTLRPLSWRRWPGVIADVWHVHGEAGGGGFYRAPDPRLVVFLGGGRGLRLRTDDGSPWQEDVSVMYVPAGVPLWSAFSESGDHAHLDLHLDSGPLRQRLCNQPRGALSRPRLANGGPQVHMLARMIAAEVEHPARPDMASDGLLSALLSEVLDLGPPETGGERGGLPPHLLQKLESHARAALHRRITSAELAEVAGLSESWLTRGFRASRGQTPQKWLMALRLEAAEAMMPDPRASLAEIAAACGFSDQAHLTRAFRARHGETPGEWRRKRFVPDASKRARPVQAAGEYPIYLIGKYQQRSGQ, via the coding sequence ATGACCTTCATGCCCCGCATGACCGCCGAAACCCGTGCCATCCGCACGCTGCGCCCGCTGAGCTGGCGGCGCTGGCCGGGGGTGATCGCGGATGTCTGGCACGTCCATGGCGAGGCCGGCGGCGGCGGGTTCTACCGCGCGCCGGACCCGCGGCTGGTGGTGTTTCTCGGCGGCGGACGCGGGTTGCGGCTGCGCACCGACGACGGCAGCCCGTGGCAGGAGGATGTCTCGGTGATGTATGTGCCGGCCGGTGTTCCGCTCTGGAGCGCCTTCTCGGAAAGCGGCGACCATGCGCATCTCGACCTGCACCTTGACTCCGGGCCGTTGCGGCAACGGCTATGCAACCAGCCGCGCGGCGCGCTGTCTCGGCCCCGGCTCGCCAACGGGGGGCCGCAGGTCCACATGCTCGCGCGGATGATCGCGGCCGAGGTCGAGCACCCGGCCCGCCCGGACATGGCAAGCGACGGCCTGCTGTCTGCGCTGCTGTCCGAGGTGCTTGACCTCGGCCCGCCGGAAACCGGCGGCGAACGGGGTGGCCTGCCTCCGCACCTGCTGCAGAAACTCGAGAGCCATGCCCGCGCCGCCCTGCACCGGCGCATCACCAGCGCCGAGCTCGCCGAGGTCGCGGGCCTGTCGGAAAGCTGGCTGACCCGTGGCTTCCGCGCCAGCCGTGGCCAGACACCGCAGAAATGGCTGATGGCGCTGCGGCTCGAGGCGGCCGAGGCGATGATGCCGGACCCCCGCGCCAGCCTCGCCGAGATCGCGGCGGCCTGCGGCTTTTCCGACCAGGCCCATCTCACGCGGGCCTTCCGCGCCCGCCATGGCGAGACGCCGGGCGAGTGGCGACGCAAGCGTTTTGTCCCGGATGCTTCAAAGCGCGCCCGTCCGGTTCAAGCGGCCGGCGAATATCCGATCTATTTGATCGGGAAATATCAGCAACGCTCCGGACAGTGA
- a CDS encoding ABC transporter substrate-binding protein: MTISATIKALSLSALIASSAALPAMAQSRQDVIIAVGEQGPNSLDTQTPTSNDYTRLVALQVYDRLVKHGVKTLEDGTQVYDKTEVLPELATSWEISEDGTELTFQLREDATFHDGSPVEAKDVKWSFDRAVEAGGFPLIQMGAGSMTEPDQFEAVDTHTFKIHVPDGNKLALPDLTTPIPIVINSDLALEHATEDDPWATEWLANNTAGGGAYDVVRWTPGNEIVFQRFEDWKNGDLPAMKTVVYRQIASAGTRRALLESGDADVSVGLPPKDFAELADSESVKVIGVPKQSAIVNLEMNVNMPPFDNPMVREAMAYAIPYDAIMSDAFYGRAAPMYGAEPGSDYDVAWPVPSPYHTDLDKAKELLTEAGYPDGFESTIYLDLSRATTREPMALLIQQNLAKIGVDVTIEKVPGSNWFSKMLEKSMPMAVTSFHAWLDWPEYHFYWTYYGANNSVFNVAAQQDEELDEMIQKARFETDSAAYDEEITGIIDHVMTTLPKIPVAQDFMDVAMQNDIEGYVYWFHTFLDFRTISRAD, encoded by the coding sequence ATGACAATTTCTGCCACGATCAAGGCGCTGAGCCTCAGCGCGCTGATCGCCTCCTCGGCGGCTCTCCCCGCCATGGCGCAATCGCGCCAGGATGTGATCATTGCCGTGGGTGAGCAGGGGCCGAACTCTCTCGACACCCAAACCCCCACTTCCAACGACTACACGCGTCTCGTTGCGCTGCAGGTCTACGACCGGCTGGTCAAGCACGGCGTCAAGACACTCGAAGACGGGACGCAGGTCTACGACAAGACCGAGGTTCTGCCGGAACTGGCCACCAGCTGGGAGATCAGCGAAGACGGCACCGAGCTGACGTTCCAGCTGCGTGAGGATGCCACGTTCCACGATGGCTCGCCGGTCGAAGCCAAGGACGTCAAATGGTCGTTCGACCGCGCCGTGGAGGCCGGGGGCTTCCCGCTGATCCAGATGGGCGCCGGTTCGATGACCGAGCCCGACCAGTTCGAGGCGGTGGACACGCACACCTTCAAGATCCACGTCCCCGACGGCAACAAGCTCGCACTGCCCGACCTGACCACGCCGATCCCGATCGTGATCAACTCGGACCTCGCGCTTGAGCACGCGACCGAAGATGACCCGTGGGCGACCGAATGGCTGGCCAACAACACTGCGGGCGGCGGCGCCTATGACGTGGTGCGCTGGACGCCTGGCAACGAGATCGTCTTCCAGCGCTTCGAAGACTGGAAGAACGGCGACCTTCCGGCGATGAAGACCGTCGTCTACCGTCAGATCGCCTCTGCCGGGACCCGTCGTGCGCTGCTGGAAAGCGGCGATGCGGATGTCTCGGTCGGTCTGCCGCCGAAGGATTTCGCCGAACTGGCGGACTCGGAGTCGGTGAAGGTGATCGGCGTGCCGAAGCAGTCGGCCATCGTGAACCTCGAGATGAACGTCAACATGCCGCCCTTCGACAATCCGATGGTGCGCGAGGCGATGGCCTATGCCATTCCCTACGACGCGATCATGAGCGATGCCTTCTACGGCCGCGCCGCGCCGATGTACGGCGCCGAGCCCGGCAGCGACTATGATGTCGCCTGGCCGGTGCCGAGCCCCTACCACACCGACCTGGACAAGGCGAAGGAACTGCTGACCGAAGCGGGCTACCCCGACGGGTTCGAAAGCACGATCTACCTTGACCTGTCCCGCGCCACCACGCGCGAGCCGATGGCGCTGCTGATCCAGCAGAATCTCGCGAAGATCGGCGTCGACGTCACGATCGAGAAGGTGCCGGGCTCGAACTGGTTCTCCAAGATGCTCGAGAAATCCATGCCCATGGCGGTCACCAGTTTCCATGCGTGGCTCGACTGGCCCGAGTACCACTTCTACTGGACCTACTACGGCGCCAACAACTCGGTGTTCAACGTTGCGGCTCAGCAGGACGAGGAGCTTGACGAGATGATCCAGAAGGCACGCTTCGAGACCGACAGCGCCGCCTACGACGAAGAGATCACCGGCATCATCGACCACGTGATGACCACGCTTCCTAAGATCCCGGTGGCCCAGGACTTCATGGATGTCGCGATGCAGAACGACATCGAAGGCTACGTCTACTGGTTCCACACCTTCCTCGACTTCCGCACCATCTCGCGCGCGGACTGA
- a CDS encoding cysteine hydrolase family protein, producing the protein MTSHVQGLYPWPFDGDLRPENTALIIIDMQIDFCGEGGWVHSRGSDLRNTRRPIEPLQNLLKVLRPAGYTIIHTREGHRPDLSDLPANKLWRSQQLNGNGIGAMGPLGRYLIRGEPNWDIIPELAPAEGEVVIDKPGKGAFMGTDLDTVLRTRGIRNLMIAGVTTDCCVQSTLRDANDRGFECLLLEDCCGAADHSYHEAQVEIFRLSNGLWGSIATSDDVIATLTGAAA; encoded by the coding sequence ATGACCTCGCATGTTCAGGGCCTTTACCCGTGGCCCTTCGACGGAGACCTGCGCCCCGAGAACACAGCCCTCATCATCATCGACATGCAGATCGACTTCTGCGGCGAAGGTGGCTGGGTGCACTCCCGTGGCAGCGACCTGCGCAACACGCGCCGCCCGATCGAACCGCTTCAGAACTTGCTGAAGGTGCTGCGCCCCGCTGGCTACACCATCATTCACACCCGCGAAGGGCATCGTCCCGACCTGAGCGATCTGCCCGCCAACAAGCTCTGGCGGTCGCAGCAGCTCAACGGCAACGGCATCGGCGCCATGGGCCCGCTCGGACGTTACCTCATCCGCGGCGAACCGAACTGGGACATCATCCCCGAACTTGCCCCGGCCGAGGGCGAGGTGGTGATCGACAAGCCCGGAAAGGGCGCCTTCATGGGCACCGATCTCGACACCGTGTTGCGGACCCGCGGCATCCGCAACCTGATGATCGCCGGGGTGACCACCGACTGCTGCGTGCAATCCACCCTGCGGGATGCCAACGACCGCGGCTTCGAGTGCCTGCTGCTCGAAGACTGCTGCGGTGCCGCCGATCATTCCTACCACGAGGCACAGGTCGAGATCTTCCGCCTCTCGAACGGTCTCTGGGGGTCGATCGCGACCTCGGACGACGTGATC